The genomic stretch tggatgttatttgggattctagttagttaaaaaaaaaacaataaaaacttgaaggccgaaatttttatgcagatttttcagttagtcatacatacatcattgattttttttttatgttgattttccattactatagataaaaatgcacattatcttgaaaaaaatcaaattgaataataaatttatttgtagatctGAACAAAAGTTGGTAAAGATGTAAGATTGTAGGCTTATTGACtcactatattgttattttatttagactgactcattcacagatttaacttaggcctatatcaccCATTATATACAAAGCTAATAAATGACACTCTCAAAAATGTATTGACTCTTTCAGTAAATTgcttatcacatttaaaatatacattgtaaaaataatgataataattatcaaatgtgatgaaaaaaaaagaaaaacaaataatccaaACTGGCAGCACCAATTAGCAGACAattaatgtcgtaaacaagaatacacgaaatacaggcttggctaattagtctatattggctaagaaaatcagttacaaagctttatagtcatagatctaagtcacaaattgatttgtgcacacttacctctgtaacatcgtatatgacaattaagtttccatttatgatttgctgtaaaagtggtgataaaaatcttcgggaatggtttctttatatagtaaaaaaaattctaccggaagtcaatttaccacgcaaccaaggacgcctcggtgaatggaacttatgcttagtttccttagtgttggcagtccatgtaatatatagtctatggtcactaagtgcatgttttaccctataacgtagagaagttacattgcaaagactttcttccaagccaataatagtaagcctacaatagttttacgcaaaagatggattgcaaaactttaagacggacttgagctgtagtttgtctagactgtaggaggacttaagagactttaaatttaatcgacatgttcaattaggcctacaattagaactaacagaacactaaaacaactcttcagattagtagtctttatccgatcgttcattttcgtaattacaagaatattcccaaaatgacttcgggtatataaccttccgaaattatttaaccgagcgaggttcggccacctggtacaaaaatattctcaaaatgacttcgggtatatatccttccttaacaaattattcatccgagcgaggctcggtcacctgatattacaTCAAATATCATCTAGGATATCTATAATTCTCTTATGCGTATTTTGACCTTTAAAATAGTTCTTTAAATCAAAATTATTTGCATTTAGAAActattttacatatttataaaagtaaatattctATCTTGAATATTCATATTTCATTCACTATATCATCAATgcaattcttttaaaaaaaagtttacaactAAATATAGGGAAACAGATCTTGGAAATGTACAtatttcattttgaaagaatgtTAATACTTCTATTTTAGAACAAATTCTACTCGACTCAAATTGTACTTTAGAAGGTAAAAACTTGCGATATTTACtagtataattatttttaaataccttaGTTTCAATAAAGTAAAGTATTCATAGCTTCGTTTTAATGAATACTGTTTAACTTGGTTAAAATGATTAACAgagaacaagttttttttttcttttctatctaGCTTCAGAGTTGCAAAGGTTAAATGCAAATGTTGATAACCTAAACTCTAAAGTCACTCAACAAACCAAAAAACTTCACAAGCTACACAATACAATTCGATATCAGCGAAGAATAACGAATGATTTACAAGACATGGATACCAAGTTTATGGAATTTAAAGAAGCAGTAATGACAGAACTTCAGACTGCGAGTATGTTTATGTCagatttacaaacaaaatgtcaaaattTATGCGACGATTTCAGAGatcataaagaaatgataaAAGTACAGGATaaaaaggtgagattttaattcCTATCAGAATAGTGTGTAAGTACCAATGAAAGCAAAAGAAATTAAGTTATAACTTTGTTAGTAGCTCATAACCTGTACAGCTCAGCCGAGATCAATTGTCATAGTAGGCCTGAGCATATATATGTAACGTCGCAAAGCTTTACTGATCTACACTCACCACAGGTTGTCATGTCAGAAAATGAGGATCAAATTATAACAATGAAACTGAATGAAAATATGAAGTTGAAAGAATATTTAGGTTAGTggcgtttttttaaatagtgttacAGAGgatacaataattttaaaacactaaaacaacttagacttacttagacttaggtcctctcgcgcagttcggcgcattgggcagcaagctgtctccataaagatctgtccttggcaatgtctgaagcctcctcccacctggtttccactgttctgaggtcctccatgaaggtatggcgccaagtaatacgaggacgtccctgtttgcgctttcctcgtattggcctccatgtcatcgcaactcttggtatacgtagttcattttgtcgtagaacatgtcccacaaacctcatgcgtcgctctgttacaacctcactaagtgttcaaCTCCCAGTTTGGCAAAGAATTTCCTtatttgagacccgatctgtgtaacggactcccaaaatccgtctcagccatttttgttgagccacatttagccttttctcaattttgacagatgacttccatgtctcacatgtaTGTGTTGCAGTTGGaatgagaaggtgtatttttgtctcgagccCAATGGCTTGGCTTTTCCAAATAGGCTgaagcctttggaaaatgctccctgcctttcctattctgcacgctacatcatggtaggcactcccatcatttgttatgatgctgccaaggtaagtgaacttgtccaactcttcaagctttgactcgtcAAGTCTGACGGGgccaccctttgccttatatcccaatCGCAAAATTTTGACCTTATCTAAGtctatgcggaggccaattttgggtgcttctctaaaacaaacttaaagagaaatttaaaatgtcTGCTATTTTACCACCACATAATATGTTCTCAGAGAAATACCTGAAATCCTGGGGAAAAGACCGATATATCCGGCAGCGTCTTACAGGACATGTGGTAGTAGCTACAGAGGCAGGGTTAATTGCTGCAGATTGGTTCTCTGCCCTTAAGGTCCATATTTTATCCGGTTTCAACATTTATGATTTCCTTAGTAgtcattttttatattgtaaattGTAAGTTGTTAATTGTATtatatccaggctctctgcaaactgcaccacacgacaccaccaacttaaagaacatGTCAACTCAGgtctccaaagtaacgtaaccttttaatgtccaataaatcaaagtcaatactgtacaattggtaACAACGTTACACTGACTAAATTCTCTGCTCCCTGACCAACTTCACACCGTACAGATTCTGTCTATGAATTCCACTCGTACTCGTGAAATGACTTGACTCTGACACATTCGCTCTTATATAAGGTCCCTATAGGCCTTCTAGAACCAGGtggaacgtcgctcgaccattctgttAGATCACATGACTACATTTGCCTGAGTACTATTCACAACACAGTTCCTTCCCGAACTGGAGTGTAAAGTCAATCGTCACGATCTAGCAGGGTTGACCGCTCgtcaaaacacacacagcactacccaaTTTGTGCCTCCACCagttttgtaacaatatattctTATAATGATTTTGCTGCATGCACATGTAGAGGACGTGTGAGAGATGTCAGTCTGTTTCTAGAATCTGCATGTGTCAACAAACACGGCGTGTGACTGGTTTAATAAATAGTCATGTGGTCTTCCAGAATGGAATCGCGACAGGTGTTATGTGTTTCTGCCATATTCTAGAAGCTTGTGGACACAGAGAAAGAATGTGCTATGCCAGTTGACAACATTGGACTACAGTCGAGTACTGCGAAAGTGAGATGTGTACGTATTGTACAGTGGAGTGTCGGTAAAGTTGAGTACGGCTCGGATTAGTTGATTAAAGCGAAATGGGGCTCGATCTATTTGAGAAGTGTTGAGTGCAGAGACATACAGTGAAGTGTTTTGAAGTGTCAAAAAGTGCAGATATTGTAATGTGTACACTGACAAAATCGCTAGCtttttaatagtaaataaaGTTAACggaaaaattatttgaatttttcttaTGTGTTTACAAGTAAATTGAGCCAGAAGAAGTGAATTTCGTTACAATATATGTacaatatttagatttatagCACAATTCCAATagcattttaataatttaaaattcttttctCTTAGTAACGGTGGTTGAACATGTAAACTTTATTGATAAAGATGTTCTCAAAATAAAAGATGCCCAGAGTAAGTGAGGAACTttgttatatataataaaatacttgaAGATTAGATTTTGCCATTTTTTTATCATCACATTCATTAATATAAACTTTTGCCTGTCCAACTGTTGTTTCTTTAGGGAAAATGTGTCTCaaagaacaaaatatacaaaaggaTATAACAAGATCAAATGGAATTGGTTAGTTACAATTATAAATTGTTATACAAATGttttaccagtaattaattgactaattgattaatttgttattgattcatttctagtctatgtcaatgaatagttttacaaattttctgcttgatcctagaatgggtgtagaagaaataacgtgtacacactttttaccagacagacagatagagtgagctgatataagctttgtaattgtGCTTACAATAAATGTGATTTTCTCAATCTGAATTATAAAATGTATGAGCAAGtatgaaaaataaattggatggctgcctggtcgtgcggtttacgcactggactgtcgtttgaatttatcgatggtccagggttcaaaccctgcccgctcccgtcCCTCGTCGTCCTgagagaggtttggactaggaagtaaactatcctcaactctgaaggaacatccgaaacatgtacaatattttacaattgagAATTTTTCTTTGACTAATTacaattttctatttattttattctctttgcaacgttaattgttaattacaATCATGTTTAGAACTATgcaaattaactaattaatattCGATTTTCAGAGTTTCTTTGTCAAAAAAGCTATACACCTGATGTCCAGTGTGTTAAAGACTGTCTCCATGTGATaggtaaaatatataaatatatacatatgtattggtttttatttaatttggtgtagaataattaaaaaatggaaTTTCAGGGCACTGTAAGGGGGCTTGGAGGCAGAGTGGTCTGAGAATCTCGGTGAATActggaattttgtttttaaagaacgcTCCTAAGTGCTACCAACTCttatggatacctgacatttaTTGGGCCAAGTAAATACGgtttgtgttggccacatgacatccttgacAACTGTCGGCCAAAAGAGAAATAATGTTATCTAGTATAATTATGTTGATTTTCTTTGGATGACATTTAGAAAAAGACTAAAATGAtattattaactctttttctcctaattgacgatgccaaggTTGATTTCACcgccattaaactaaattgattttggatctataaactttaatttgtgctGTGTACAAgaagcatgcattctcctataagtcgatatctaataaaatagtttctaataacaaacaaaatagttattgAAGTATAAACATAACagaatagtgaaatacaaatgagcacaACGAATAACACTATCGAAACGAGGAAAATActttcggagagaaagagttaatttttttatattcaaaaatcaataaaaatatttgtatcggacactacaaaaaaaaaaagactaataacaatttataaaatGACTTCATTTCGGAAATTATAATGTTGATCGCTATTTATAACCAcacttaaagaaaataaagacctTCATTTAATAATTCTATCTATGACTTTTCAAACTTGCGTAACGTTTCTCGTACATTTAGAGATGTATAAATGAcgtatttatttttgtctctaggacatagaaaattataaatagatGTGTAAATGGACAAAGTTCacgtgttttatttttattgcattttacACACAACAGGTCAACATGATCAACAAATATCTGAAGGGGGAGAGAATGATCTACATGCACATCTCGAAGACTGTATGAGGAACCCAGGTCATGTACACTTTACACCTATTGATACATTATGTTCGGCAAGTCTACCTGAAGGGAATCAAAACAATATATGGTACAGTATTATCAAAGCCGTAGCTGACCTGACAGTGAGAGTGAGTGTCACGATGACCAGTCTAGACAGACCTGAGTTTTGGCCAAACACCAAGGTTCCATATTTTTTGTACAACATGAGAGGAAGTCAACATTTAAGAACCGGAAGTGGTAAAGTGGAAAAAGTGATTAAATTCACTAACGAATCGTGCCCATGCGAAACGTGTCGCCATTCTGACAAACCAAACACCGAGTGGTGGAAAATCAAGGTCTACACCGCTGCCAATGTAGTATTTGATGGCGTTGAGGCAAGACACACGACGTGTCGATTTTTCTATGATACAGAAGAAAGCCCAGAGATCAGTCTACAAGTTGTAGTGGACAATGACTTCAAAACGAACATAAAAGGCGACTGGTCTTGTTTTTGTTGTGTTACGTGCAATAAGAAACTCGCTGAAACACTACAGGGCATGGTGGAAGATTACGatattttcaataatattaCATATCACAAATACAATGGCACTAGTGAGGAAGACAAGCTGATGTTTACAGTGTCACACCCTCATGGATGTTGTAAACTGGTTAGCCTTGGTCAGTGGAAGGACAAATACACTAGTGACATTATTTTACAGCAGTTTACTTACTATACATGTACATGTGCAGGATGCAGTGGTGCTCCTGTCTACTGTGTTGGACACTGTCTGCATTACCACAGTGGCAGTTTAAAAAGTGGACTCTGTTATAGTAATTACGGCTAAGTTTCGCCCTTAATTATCAAATGTGATGTACATTCATTTAGTTAGtatattttaatgtaacatggtaaaaaaaaatataataaaataataatttttatttaacgaaaatgtatttcaaataaTGTAGCAAGTAACCAAATTAAAACCATATCGTCTTCTATATCttaaaattgtaattataaACTAAGATCTTAATGGTTTTATcgttaatacttttttttcatcatttagtGAGTTGGTCAATAGTCAAGACATTAAGTATCGCGAAGACATTCTTTAATTGCTTGTCTCTGTACATAGTCCAAGTCAGTTGTCAAGTCAGACAGGACAATTATTCGCCGATCCTCCAGGACATCATATAGGTAGCCAGGTATGTTATGTAGTTGAGTTTGTAAAACCAACATCACTACACGTCCTTGATTGGCTGGAGTCACTGAATGGCTGGCgtactagacagacacatagataaTTGAAATACATGCTAaaattgtaattgtttaaatataccagaaaataacaacattctaaaataaaaagtaaagtaatgaaaaaaaaaaccacatatTATAACCTCCGACCTCCATCAACACATGACTTGGTCAACAACAACTGTCAACAACACTATTATAAATgcatacattttgtttatgaTCTGCCCCAGTCAACTTAGAAAAATTTAAGTTTCAAAATTGGTAAGAAACTCAAGAAAAAATGGATCATTTATTTCAAGATAAAATTCTACGCATAAATGTAGGGCTGGGTAGCTAAGCCATCTAATCACGCGAAACTTCTAGGTTCGCTCCCAATACTGGCAAATTTcgtttctaattatttttcaatgattaataaaatattgttgtttggcttctgaaccgaaggtcccggtttcgaatccttgtgaagttGTCacaactgggatttttaattttgggatctttagggcgcctctaagtctaGCATAATGAGTGCTTTACATTAGCAGGTGAAAATAAAGGCGatttgtcattgtgctggccacatgaccacTTCGTTAACCATGGGTCACACAAacatgacctatacatcatccGTCCCAAAGATTGCAAGGTTGGAAATGGGAAGtttattatattgtttaaaaataatgtagaaattgatttaatacaattattttcaatattGCTTGCTTAaatcttaaaataataatacacacAAGACATTTTCTTGGAAACTGAAGATTTATAGACACGAACCTTCATAACAATATCGGAGAGGCCGTACTTGTCCAGAAAGCTGTTTGTTATAACTAACAGTATCCTCCAACTATCTCGCATGGCCTCAAACATCTGTTGGTCAGTGTAGCCTGGACACAGGTCACGATGATGGATAAACGTGGTCACTTTAAGTGTTTCCTCCAAATACctttaaaataacataaaagaGGTGCTATATTTACAGGTTAATATCAAAGTATTATATaagtataagaaaataaatggtCGATGGAGATTGTGGTATGACATGTTACACAGTGGGTTATGAAATGTTACACAGTGGGGATATGACATGGTATACAATGGGGTATGAAATGTTACACAGTGGGTTATGAAATGTTACACAGTGGGGATTATGACATGGTATACAGTGGGGTATGAAATGGTACACAGTGGGTTATGAAATGTTACACAGTGGGGATATGACATGGTATACAGTGGGGTATGAAATGTTACACAGTGGGGATATGACATGGTATACAGTGGGTTATGAAATGTTACACAGTGGGGATATGACATGGTACACAGTGGGTTATGAAATGTTACACAGTGGGGATATGACATGGTATACAGTGGGGTATGAAATGTTACACAGTGGGGTATGAAATGTTACACATTGGGATATGAAATGTTACACAGTGGGATATGACAGGCTACAAAATTGAACAAGAAAAAAtcgttaaaatttatttttaaagattctGGTGACCCAAAGCGGTCATTGCAGTCAATGCACTCTCATTACTAAAATTTTGTAATAAGTCTTTTAAAATTTGTAGAAGGGTGACATCTGGTTAGATAATATGCTACATCATGTTCTCTTATTTTTAaggctaaaaaaataatagaattgCATTCAATGTTTATACAAGTCAatgatatgtaaaaaaaaaaaaaagatttaataagCATTGTTTCCTATAATATACTACAAATGGAATTctcaaaataaataagtatttcCTCTTTAGAAATTGTAACAAAGTGAAAGGCTTGTTTCTTTGAGGCCTTGAGTGAGAGATTAAGCCTTCACAAAACCACCAATTAAATGATTATTCTATCATATCCATTTGACCAGATTCACACTCAACAATCTCCATTACAATCAGTTCGTTGaaaacataatgataataaaaatgtaatattaatagTAGTATATCTCAGTATCTTGTTGTATCATGTCGTAAGTCGGACTAACATTATAAAAACACTttagagaaacaaaaatttCCACATGATAAATGAGTTTTCAACAGCACTGACCTCAATAAAATATGCCTGACAAATCCGACGTCGTCATCAGCGTATCCAATGAAAACGTGTGTCTTGTAGTCGCTGGATTTCATTGGTCGAAAAGCCTTGATGAAGATCCTTACCAAGTAAGCTTCTATGGCGGTTCTAAATCTGTGTACGAGGTAGGCCATCAGGAAAGTAGAGGACATCACGAGCAGTAAAACGATGGAGATCATTAAGTAATTGCTGAAGGATAAATTCACAGTGTATTGCAGTCAAGACAAAAGCTAAATTTCAAACAATCTATTTTTAaggaaacaaaaacagaaagagTTTTCTAATCAACTAACAAgcaaaacattaatttttttttattaactaaaaGCTTagctaagggaaagaactccgcccttaCAACTTTTTCTTTATAGCAGTTAGTTCCGTTAttcgatagcaaacaaaataactaattaccaattTGTAATTGCCAAATTTGTTAGATCCAGAAAAAACaagatacaataaatagttatttaaagtttcaacttaatcgtATAATGGTTTGCgggagatataacgtgtacaaacattttaccgaCAGACAGatagtcagacagagtgagttgctgTAAGCTTTGCATAAATGGAATGACATACTAGCCATAACAATTTCTGTAAAATCCTATGAAGTCTAGTAACAACGTATTAGTGGTAATAAGTTGTCCTTCTTGGGATGTACATGAGTAGTTTCCCTTGTTATCCAAAAAGTCGCTGATATTAAGCCAGActgttttaagaaaatatatttcaaatgaaaaaaaaaagtgtaagaaAACATTGGAACTTTCTTATCAGGTTCACAGTGTAGGCAGTTGTCATATGTTGGTCCACCTTTTGCTCTAGGTCTGggtgcaacaacaacaaaaaagaaacatggTATATTTGatacatgtttttttaagtCTGTAAAACTAActatattgttttatgtatCCATATAACGCATTTAATGTGTTTATTTTCAGCAGCGTTTATAAcgtttaaaatttaattcaaatCAACTAAATTATAATAAGCAAATGAATTTAACAAGTTAAACATAAATAGAGCCACCAGAAATTAGCACGCACTTAAAAGGGGGGAAGAAAGAAGTCAAATCTCTACAAAGGAAGGCGTAACAAAATGTTAAGAGaaagtaaattataaaaaaaacaacaactaggcAAACCATCTTTGTGATGAATTACCACTTAATCAACAGCTAGATaaagatctatataaaatatcaTATTCATCGGATTAAGCGACTTTTCTCAGTAGCTCATCATTCGTTTGACTATTTGAGTCGAACGCCAGGCACAGTTCCCTTAAGATAGTACTTTACAAGTCTTATACACATTCATATTTTATGCATTGTGT from Biomphalaria glabrata chromosome 9, xgBioGlab47.1, whole genome shotgun sequence encodes the following:
- the LOC106066578 gene encoding uncharacterized protein LOC106066578; this encodes MRPYLQMTFILSKLQNLESVKEMSQKIIVGIDLIKTKGESLIQGDETSTYEEITQFVTDKSAEILQCCMAMSEQILLDSNCTLEASELQRLNANVDNLNSKVTQQTKKLHKLHNTIRYQRRITNDLQDMDTKFMEFKEAVMTELQTASMFMSDLQTKCQNLCDDFRDHKEMIKVQDKKVVMSENEDQIITMKLNENMKLKEYLVTVVEHVNFIDKDVLKIKDAQRKMCLKEQNIQKDITRSNGIEFLCQKSYTPDVQCVKDCLHVIGQHDQQISEGGENDLHAHLEDCMRNPGHVHFTPIDTLCSASLPEGNQNNIWYSIIKAVADLTVRVSVTMTSLDRPEFWPNTKVPYFLYNMRGSQHLRTGSGKVEKVIKFTNESCPCETCRHSDKPNTEWWKIKVYTAANVVFDGVEARHTTCRFFYDTEESPEISLQVVVDNDFKTNIKGDWSCFCCVTCNKKLAETLQGMVEDYDIFNNITYHKYNGTSEEDKLMFTVSHPHGCCKLVSLGQWKDKYTSDIILQQFTYYTCTCAGCSGAPVYCVGHCLHYHSGSLKSGLCYSNYG